The bacterium genomic sequence GACCGGTGATGCTCCCATGGCCAGAGTTACATTGGCCGTGACGTTCATGACAACATAGTTGGTGATGTGATGGATCATGGGGCGCTTTTCCCTTATGATCTTGTCCATTTCGACATATTTTTTCTTCCACTTGGACATGGCGACCTCCTCAGGTAACGATCTCAAATTTCAAATCTCAAGCTAGGAATTAACAGGATTCTATGGAAAATGTAACCCTTCAGCGGTGCTTTTATGAAAGATTCAATGAAATTGAATTAAAACCGTTGAGAATAGGGGACCGGATGCGTTAAGTTACTACTATGGTTATTGCATCCCTTACAGTAACACCTGTCGGGACTGAGACTCCCAGCCTGAGCCGATACGTGGCCGAGTGTGTCAGGGTCCTGAACGAATCGGGTGTCAAGCACACCCTGACCCCCATGGGCAGCGTTCTGGAGGGCCCCCTCGAGGAGATACTTCTGATTGTGGCCAAGGTGCATGAGATCCCCTTCTCCCAGGGCGTCCAGCGTGTTTCTACC encodes the following:
- a CDS encoding MTH1187 family thiamine-binding protein, which gives rise to MVIASLTVTPVGTETPSLSRYVAECVRVLNESGVKHTLTPMGSVLEGPLEEILLIVAKVHEIPFSQGVQRVSTRLTIDDRRDKKASAQGKLDSVEKRLKETD